TGATGGAGGCCTTCGACAAGCACCGAGCCCACCTGGGCAGCGAGCCGCTGGCCTCGTTCCGTCAGGCGCTGAGCGACGTGATGTTCTTCCTGCTGTTCCAGGCGGGGGAGCTCTTGGAGTCGCGCGCGGACGAGGACCTGGCCCGCCGGGTGAAGGAACTCCTGGCCACGCTCGAGGCACCGTGACGGACACCGGCTTTCCGAGGCTGACCGCGGGCGTGCCCGGGTGTGGCGGCGCGTTCAAGCTCACCCCCGAGGACTTCGAGGTGGAGGAGCTGCCCGCGTACCTGCCGTCCGGCGAGGGCACGCACCTGTACCTCTGGGTGGAGAAGCGCGGCCGGGACACGCGCGAGGTGGTGCGCGCGCTGGCGACCGCGCTGGGCGTGCGCGAGGATGACATCGGCTCCGCCGGGATGAAGGACCGGCAGGCGGTGACGCGGCAGTGGCTGTCCGTGCCCGCGAACGCCGAAGCGCGCGTGCCGGAGTTCGCGCTGGACGGCGTGCGCGTGCTGGAGGCGAAGCGGCACGGCAACAAGCTGCGCACCGGGCACCTGAAGGGAAACCGCTTCACGCTGCGGCTTCGCGGCGTGAAGGACCTGGGCGCGGCGCGGGAGTCCTTCTCCCGGCTGGCCGCGCAGGGCGTGCCCAACTACTTCGGGGAGCAGCGCTTCGGGCGGGCCGGGGACAACGCGGACCTGGGCCGGATGCTGCTGCTGGGGCAGCGGCTGCCGAAGCGGCCGGACCGCTTCCAGCGCAAGCTGTACCTGTCCGCCTTCCAGTCGCGCCTCTTCAACCAGGCGCTGGCCGCGCGGCTCACCGCGGGCACCTTCGCCACGGCGCTCCTGGGCGACGTGCTGCGCAAGGAGGAGACGGGCGGCCTCTTCGTGTGCGAGGCGCCGGACGTGGACAACCCACGCGTCGCCGCGTTCGAGGTGAGCCCGGCGGGCCCGATGTTCGGCCCGAAGATGACCGCCTCCAAGGGCGAGGTGGCGGAGTTCGAGGCGCGGCTGCTCACCGAAGCGGGCGTCACGCTGAGCGACTTCCAGCGCGGTGGCGACGAGACGGAGGGCACGCGCCGCCCGTACCGCGTGCGCCTGGGCGCGGCGGAGCTCACGGCTGAGGGCGAGGACGCGCTGCTCGCGTTCGAGCTGCCGCGCGGCGCCTACGCCACCGAAGTGCTGCACGAACTGCTCAAGGACGGCTGAGCAGCCCCCCCGGAAACGACCGCGCCTCCCTGGGCTCGAGGTCCGGGAGGCGCGTTGGGAACCACGGGTCCCGCTCCGTCTTGCACGGAGCGGGTTGGGGCGTCACGTCACTGCCGGATGACGTTGAACTCCGTGCGGCGGTTGAGCGCGCGGCCCGCCTTCGTGTTGTTGGGCGCCACGGGCTTCGTCTCACCGAAGCCCACGGCCTCCATGCGGCCCGGGTCGATGCCGCGCTTGAGCAGCTGCGCCATCACCGCGTCCGCGCGCTTCTGGGACAGCTTCAGGTTCGCCGTGTCGTTGCCCAGCGAGTCGGTGTGGCCCTCGATGCGCATCTTGCGGATCCACGGCGCGTCCTTCAGCGCCTGCGCCACCTCATCCAGGATGCTGGTGCTCTGCTTGCCGATGATCTTCGCGGAGCCGGTGCCGAAGAGGATCTGCTTCTTGATCTCAATGCGGTCCTTCTTGACGATGACCATCTTGTACTGCTTGGCGCACCCGCGCTCCTCCTTCACGCCCGGGTCGTCAGGGCACGCGTCCAGGCGGTCCACCACGCCGTCGCCGTCGCGGTCCGGATCCGGGCAGCCGCCGTTCTCCTGCGGACCGGACTCGTTCGGGCACTTGTCCTGCGCGTCCGGCACGCCGTCGCTGTCGTTGTCCAGGTCCGGGCAGCCGTCCTCGTCCTGGTAGCCGTCCTTGTCCTCCGGCTCGTCCGGGCACTTGTCCTTGTCGTCGTTGATGCCGTCCCCGTCCTTGTCCACGATGGGGCAGCCCAGGTTCTGCAGCGGACCCGCCTCGTTGGGGCACTTGTCCGTGCCGTCCACGATGCCGTCCATGTCGTTGTCCAGGTCCGGGCAGCCGTCCTCGTCCTCGAAGCCGTCCTTGTCCTCGGGCTGGTCGGGGCAGCGGTCCACGTTGTCCAGCACGCCGTCGCCGTCGCGGTCCTTGGGGGCCTCCGGCGGGCAGCCGTTGTTCTCCGCCACGCCGGGGATGAGCGGGCACTTGTCCTGCACGTCCAGCACGCCGTCGCCGTCGTTGTCCGGGTCCGGGCAGCCGTCCTGGTCCTGGAAGCCGTCCATGTCCTCGGCCTGCTCGGGGCAGGGGTCGTCCTTGTCCAGGATGCCGTCGCCGTCGCTGTCCGTCTCCTCGATGCTCACCACCACCTGCTGCTGGGGCTGGGTGGGCTGCTGGGGCTGTTCCGGCTGCTGCGGCGCCTCCGGACGGTCGCGCACCAGCACCTGGCGCGGGCCGCAGTTCTTGGACAGCTCCAGGGCGCGCTTCACCGCGGTGTCGGCGTCGCGCACGTGCTGGGCGGCGCGCGAGCTGTTGCCCTGGCTGAGCTCTCCGCGGGCGAAGTCGAGGTTGGCCTCCGCGGCGGCCAGCTCCGCGGGCGCGCAGCGCAGGGCGCCGCCACGGCGGGCGCGCTCCACGTCGGCGGTGAGCACCTCCGTGTCAGCGCGGATCTTGTTGCCGCTGACGCAGGAGAGGGAGGCGAGGAGCAGGGTGAAAAGCGCGGACTGGGTCAGACGCTTCATCGGAGAACGCTCGGGCGTCACGGGTTCTGGGGGCGGCCCTGGGAGTCGCCGCTGTTGGCCGCGGACATGGCCTTCTCACGCGCCTCGTTGGCGAAGCGCGAGGCCTTCACGGCGAAGTCCACACCGGCCTGGTAGTCCGAATAGCCGACCTCCTCCCGCGCCTTCCGCAGGTAGAGGTTGGCGGCCGTCCACTCGTAGGGGGCTTCCTTCTCCGCCCCGGCGGTGCGCGCGGCCTGGATCTGCACCTCGGCGTCGAGGATGTTGGACGTGGACTTCACGGGGCCACATGCGGTCAGCACGCCCGCGAACGCCAACAGGAGCGACTGCTTCGTCATCACGGGGGCCTCGGTCGACAGAGCGGAGACAGACTGGTCGCCGGTCGTATCAATCGCCTCCGGGGGGGTCAAGAATCGGGCGGTTGGCGTGAAGCAGGGGGCCGGGCGGGAGGGTGGACTTTGACGGCGGGTGCCGTGCTTGCCATCGTTCCGCCCCTGTGCGTCCACCGTCCGTCCGTGCCCTGCTCGTCGTGCTGCTCCTGCCCCTGACCGGCCTCGCGGGCCCGGGGGCCGCGTCCAAGAAGGCCCAGGGCCGCGCGGAGGCGGACGCGGTGCTCACCCAGGTGGCCAACGGCGCCCCCGTGCCCCCCGCCACGTCGCGCCTGCGCTTCCTGCGCCAGGAGGCCTACGCGGCCGAGGAGATTGGCCCGATTCTGCGCACCACCTACGAGGAGCGCACCCGCCGCAACCTGGCGGCGCTGCTGGCGTCGCTGGGCGCGCGCACGGGCGAGGCCACGCTGGTGAAGCTGACGTCGGACGGCGACAGCACCGTGCGCATGTACGCGGCGCAGGGCCTGGCCCGGCTGGGCAGCCGCAACACCGCCGCCGTGCTGCCGCTGCTCCAGGACAAGAGCAGCGGCGTGCGCCGCGAGGCCGCGCGGGCCCTGGGGGCGTCGAGGAACCCGAAGATGGGCAAGCCGCTGATGGCCGCCGCGAAGGACGAACCGGAGCTGGAGGTCCGCGCGGCGCTGCTGGAGGCCGCGGGCGCCACCGGTGACGCGAAGCAGAAGGCCGCGCTCAAGACGTACCTGGACAGCGACTCGGAGAGCACGCGCTTCGCCGCGGCCCGGGGCCTGTGCCGGCTGGGCGCGCCGGAGGGCTTCGCCTTCGCGGAGAAGCTTTTGGGAAACACGGACAAGTTCGTGCGCCGCCAGGGGCTGGTGCTCTTCGAGGGCGTGCCTGCCAAGAAGGCCAGCCCCGTGCTGACGCCGCTGTTGAAGGACGCGGACCGCACCGTGGCCGCCACCGCCGCGCGCGTGCTGTTCCAGGGCGGCGATGCCGCGTCGCTGGACTGGCTGGTGCTCGCGTCGTGGAACGCGAAGGGCGAAGAGAAGCTCGTCTACGAGAAGGAACTGGAGACGCTCCAGCTCGCGGACGACCGCCGCAAGGCCATCCTGCGCAAGGCCGGGGTGGC
The sequence above is drawn from the Corallococcus sp. NCRR genome and encodes:
- the truD gene encoding tRNA pseudouridine(13) synthase TruD, with translation MTDTGFPRLTAGVPGCGGAFKLTPEDFEVEELPAYLPSGEGTHLYLWVEKRGRDTREVVRALATALGVREDDIGSAGMKDRQAVTRQWLSVPANAEARVPEFALDGVRVLEAKRHGNKLRTGHLKGNRFTLRLRGVKDLGAARESFSRLAAQGVPNYFGEQRFGRAGDNADLGRMLLLGQRLPKRPDRFQRKLYLSAFQSRLFNQALAARLTAGTFATALLGDVLRKEETGGLFVCEAPDVDNPRVAAFEVSPAGPMFGPKMTASKGEVAEFEARLLTEAGVTLSDFQRGGDETEGTRRPYRVRLGAAELTAEGEDALLAFELPRGAYATEVLHELLKDG
- a CDS encoding OmpA family protein — protein: MKRLTQSALFTLLLASLSCVSGNKIRADTEVLTADVERARRGGALRCAPAELAAAEANLDFARGELSQGNSSRAAQHVRDADTAVKRALELSKNCGPRQVLVRDRPEAPQQPEQPQQPTQPQQQVVVSIEETDSDGDGILDKDDPCPEQAEDMDGFQDQDGCPDPDNDGDGVLDVQDKCPLIPGVAENNGCPPEAPKDRDGDGVLDNVDRCPDQPEDKDGFEDEDGCPDLDNDMDGIVDGTDKCPNEAGPLQNLGCPIVDKDGDGINDDKDKCPDEPEDKDGYQDEDGCPDLDNDSDGVPDAQDKCPNESGPQENGGCPDPDRDGDGVVDRLDACPDDPGVKEERGCAKQYKMVIVKKDRIEIKKQILFGTGSAKIIGKQSTSILDEVAQALKDAPWIRKMRIEGHTDSLGNDTANLKLSQKRADAVMAQLLKRGIDPGRMEAVGFGETKPVAPNNTKAGRALNRRTEFNVIRQ
- a CDS encoding DUF4398 domain-containing protein, producing the protein MTKQSLLLAFAGVLTACGPVKSTSNILDAEVQIQAARTAGAEKEAPYEWTAANLYLRKAREEVGYSDYQAGVDFAVKASRFANEAREKAMSAANSGDSQGRPQNP
- a CDS encoding HEAT repeat domain-containing protein, with product MRPPSVRALLVVLLLPLTGLAGPGAASKKAQGRAEADAVLTQVANGAPVPPATSRLRFLRQEAYAAEEIGPILRTTYEERTRRNLAALLASLGARTGEATLVKLTSDGDSTVRMYAAQGLARLGSRNTAAVLPLLQDKSSGVRREAARALGASRNPKMGKPLMAAAKDEPELEVRAALLEAAGATGDAKQKAALKTYLDSDSESTRFAAARGLCRLGAPEGFAFAEKLLGNTDKFVRRQGLVLFEGVPAKKASPVLTPLLKDADRTVAATAARVLFQGGDAASLDWLVLASWNAKGEEKLVYEKELETLQLADDRRKAILRKAGVAP